The Agrobacterium cucumeris genome has a segment encoding these proteins:
- the xylA gene encoding xylose isomerase, with the protein MSTGFFGDIAKIKYEGPDSTNPLAFRHYNPDEIVAGKRMEDHLRFAVAYWHTFTWPGGDPFGGQTFERPWFEDSMQAAKLKADVAFEFFSLLGSPFYCFHDADVRPEGKNFAENTKNLNEIVDYFAEKQAQTGVKLLWGTANLFSNRRFMSGAATNPDPDVFAFSAATVKTCMDATKKLGGANYVLWGGREGYETLLNTDLSRELDQLGRFLNLVVEYKYKIGFEGTILIEPKPQEPTKHQYDYDVATVYAFLQKNGLEKEVKVNIEQGHAILAGHSFEHELAMANAFGIFGSIDMNRNDYQSGWDTDQFPNNVPEMALAYYHVLAGGGFKNGGTNFDSKLRRQSLDPQDLLIGHIGGMDCCARGLKAAAKMVEDGALSKPLAERYAKWDSPEAQKMLRGELKLDEITALVEREDINPEPKSGRQEYLENVVNRYV; encoded by the coding sequence ATGAGCACAGGTTTTTTCGGCGATATCGCCAAGATCAAATATGAAGGCCCCGACAGCACCAACCCGCTGGCCTTCCGCCATTACAACCCCGATGAAATCGTTGCCGGCAAGCGCATGGAAGATCACCTGCGTTTCGCGGTGGCCTACTGGCACACCTTCACCTGGCCGGGCGGTGACCCCTTCGGCGGCCAGACATTTGAGCGTCCTTGGTTCGAAGACAGCATGCAGGCTGCGAAGCTGAAGGCAGATGTGGCTTTTGAGTTCTTCTCGCTGCTCGGCTCGCCGTTTTATTGCTTCCACGATGCGGATGTGCGTCCGGAAGGCAAAAACTTTGCTGAGAACACGAAGAACCTCAACGAAATCGTTGATTATTTTGCTGAAAAGCAGGCTCAGACCGGCGTGAAACTGCTGTGGGGCACGGCGAACCTCTTCTCCAACCGGCGTTTCATGTCCGGTGCGGCAACCAATCCGGACCCGGATGTCTTCGCTTTCTCCGCCGCGACCGTGAAGACCTGCATGGACGCCACCAAGAAGCTCGGTGGCGCGAACTACGTTCTGTGGGGTGGCCGCGAAGGTTACGAAACGCTGCTCAATACCGATCTGTCGCGTGAGCTGGACCAGCTTGGCCGCTTCCTCAATCTGGTGGTGGAATATAAATACAAGATCGGCTTTGAAGGCACGATCCTGATCGAGCCGAAACCGCAGGAGCCGACCAAGCACCAGTACGACTATGACGTCGCCACCGTTTATGCCTTCCTGCAGAAAAACGGCCTGGAAAAGGAAGTGAAGGTCAATATCGAGCAGGGCCACGCCATCCTCGCCGGCCATTCCTTCGAACATGAGCTGGCCATGGCCAATGCCTTCGGCATTTTCGGCTCCATCGACATGAACCGCAACGATTACCAGTCCGGCTGGGATACCGACCAGTTCCCCAACAACGTGCCGGAAATGGCGCTCGCCTATTACCACGTGCTTGCCGGTGGCGGCTTCAAGAATGGCGGCACCAATTTCGATTCCAAGCTGCGTCGCCAGTCGCTCGATCCGCAGGACCTGCTGATCGGTCATATCGGCGGTATGGATTGCTGCGCCCGTGGCCTGAAGGCGGCGGCGAAGATGGTCGAGGACGGCGCGCTGTCGAAGCCACTTGCGGAGCGTTATGCCAAGTGGGATTCGCCGGAGGCCCAGAAGATGCTGCGCGGCGAACTGAAGCTCGACGAGATTACCGCGCTGGTGGAGCGGGAGGATATCAATCCCGAGCCGAAATCCGGTCGTCAGGAATATCTGGAAAACGTCGTCAATCGTTACGTCTGA
- a CDS encoding OmpW/AlkL family protein, with the protein MTNRNKRTALLASVAVSAAAMLVSANAMAADLAPPAPAPTAEEAIAAASPWMLRVRGLGVITNDSGSVDGVPGAGLSYSDTVIPELDITYFFTPNFAAELILGTTYAKINGEGVLAGTPVGKTWLLPPTLTLQYHFTDFGAFKPYIGAGVNYSLFYNQSEQPGFSNLDVKNKLGAAVQVGFDYMLDEHWGVNFDVKKIFLKTDWTAELGGTPISGKARLDPWLIGAGITYRF; encoded by the coding sequence ATGACGAACAGGAACAAAAGAACCGCTTTGCTTGCCAGCGTCGCGGTTAGCGCTGCGGCGATGCTGGTATCGGCCAATGCCATGGCCGCCGATCTGGCCCCGCCAGCCCCGGCGCCCACCGCCGAAGAGGCGATTGCGGCGGCAAGCCCGTGGATGCTGCGCGTGCGCGGTCTCGGCGTCATCACCAATGACAGCGGCAGCGTCGACGGTGTGCCGGGTGCTGGCCTTTCCTATTCGGATACGGTGATCCCGGAACTCGACATCACCTATTTCTTCACGCCGAATTTTGCCGCCGAACTCATTCTCGGCACCACCTATGCCAAGATCAACGGCGAGGGTGTGCTGGCCGGCACGCCGGTTGGCAAGACATGGCTGCTACCACCGACGCTGACGCTGCAATATCACTTCACCGATTTCGGCGCCTTCAAGCCCTATATTGGTGCGGGCGTGAACTATTCGCTGTTCTACAACCAGTCCGAACAGCCCGGTTTCAGCAATCTTGATGTCAAGAACAAGCTCGGTGCTGCCGTGCAGGTCGGTTTCGACTATATGCTCGACGAACATTGGGGCGTGAACTTCGACGTGAAAAAAATCTTCCTGAAGACCGACTGGACCGCCGAACTGGGCGGCACGCCGATCAGCGGCAAGGCCAGGCTCGATCCCTGGCTGATCGGTGCCGGTATCACCTATCGCTTCTGA
- the ugpB gene encoding sn-glycerol-3-phosphate ABC transporter substrate-binding protein UgpB — protein sequence MALKKLSYRLAAASALSFFVTSNAFAATEIQWWHAMTGANNEVVDALAKEFNESQKDYKITPVFKGTYPETLNAGIAAFRAKQPPAIIQVFDAGSGVMMGAAGAIKPVADVLKEGGYTFNKDEYLAGIVAYYSKPDGTMLSFPYNSSSPILYYNKDTFQKAGLDPANPPKTWPEVFEAAKKIKTSGAAQCGFTSTWLTWIQTENFAAWNNVSYGSNENGLGGTDVKLAVNAPLFVEHFQAIADLAKDGTFRYGGRTSEAKQLFMSGECGILTESSGGLGDIVKTGMNYGIGQLPYYEGHGPQNTIPGGASLWVFGGKSDAEYKGVAEFFHFLSQTKIQSRLHQVSGYMPVTIAAYEETKKSGFYDKNPARETPLLQMMGKPPTENSKGVRLVNLPQVRDIMNEEFEAMLAGKQDAKAALDKIVERGDAAIKQAAGN from the coding sequence ATCGCCTTGAAAAAACTCAGCTACCGCCTTGCTGCGGCATCCGCGCTTTCGTTTTTTGTCACATCGAATGCTTTCGCTGCGACGGAGATCCAGTGGTGGCACGCCATGACCGGCGCCAATAACGAAGTCGTGGACGCGCTTGCGAAAGAGTTCAACGAAAGCCAGAAAGACTACAAGATCACGCCCGTGTTCAAGGGCACCTATCCGGAAACGCTGAATGCCGGCATTGCCGCATTCCGCGCCAAGCAGCCGCCGGCCATCATTCAGGTCTTCGACGCCGGTTCCGGCGTGATGATGGGTGCCGCCGGCGCCATCAAGCCAGTGGCGGATGTGCTGAAGGAAGGTGGCTACACCTTCAACAAGGATGAATATCTGGCCGGCATCGTCGCCTATTATTCCAAGCCGGACGGCACCATGCTGTCCTTCCCTTACAATTCATCCTCGCCGATCCTCTATTACAACAAGGACACCTTCCAGAAGGCAGGCCTTGACCCGGCCAACCCGCCGAAGACCTGGCCGGAAGTTTTCGAAGCCGCCAAGAAGATCAAGACCAGCGGTGCCGCGCAGTGCGGTTTCACCTCCACCTGGCTTACCTGGATCCAGACCGAAAATTTCGCCGCCTGGAATAACGTGTCCTATGGCAGCAATGAAAACGGGCTTGGTGGTACGGATGTGAAGCTTGCGGTCAATGCGCCGCTGTTCGTCGAGCATTTCCAGGCGATTGCCGATCTCGCCAAGGACGGCACCTTCCGTTATGGCGGACGCACCTCCGAAGCCAAGCAGCTGTTCATGTCCGGCGAATGCGGCATCCTGACCGAATCCTCCGGCGGCCTTGGCGATATCGTCAAGACCGGCATGAATTACGGCATCGGCCAGCTGCCCTATTATGAAGGCCATGGTCCGCAGAACACCATTCCCGGCGGCGCCAGCCTCTGGGTATTCGGCGGCAAGAGCGACGCCGAATATAAGGGCGTTGCCGAATTCTTCCATTTCCTCTCGCAGACCAAGATCCAGTCTCGCCTGCATCAGGTCTCCGGCTACATGCCGGTAACGATCGCGGCCTATGAGGAAACCAAGAAATCCGGCTTCTACGACAAGAACCCTGCCCGCGAAACGCCGCTGCTGCAGATGATGGGCAAGCCGCCGACAGAAAACTCCAAGGGCGTACGCCTCGTGAACCTGCCGCAGGTGCGCGACATCATGAACGAAGAGTTCGAGGCGATGCTGGCCGGCAAGCAGGACGCGAAAGCCGCCCTCGACAAGATCGTCGAGCGTGGTGACGCAGCCATCAAGCAGGCCGCCGGCAACTAA
- a CDS encoding LacI family DNA-binding transcriptional regulator, with the protein MKPTVHDIAERAGVSLATIDRVLNMRPGVHAATRARVEAAIAELGYVRDIAAANLAKGRNYSLVFILPGNDNSFMATLRAEVRAAASRSHLERTAIRIIEVPPFNAAALTEALEVARREKPSGVAFVATDSQDVAEAADRLAEDGIATVTLVSDLSGSRRDHYAGVDNAAAGRTAASLMGRFLSSRGGDIAVVAGSMLVRDHRERLEGFRAVIEAEFPQLRLLPVLEGKDDPATVEALVAGALGNVALSGIYSLGAGNRGLIRALRAAGGERPLSVIAHELTENTANALREGVLDAVLNQDAGHEVRSAIRVLKARADGQSVIAAQERIRIDIFLRDNLP; encoded by the coding sequence ATGAAGCCGACAGTTCATGATATTGCCGAGCGCGCAGGCGTCAGCCTCGCCACCATCGACCGAGTGCTGAACATGCGTCCGGGCGTCCACGCCGCCACCCGCGCCCGGGTGGAGGCGGCGATTGCCGAGCTTGGTTATGTCCGCGATATCGCCGCCGCCAATCTGGCCAAGGGCCGCAATTATTCGCTGGTCTTCATCCTGCCGGGCAACGACAATTCCTTCATGGCCACACTCAGGGCCGAGGTGCGGGCTGCCGCCTCCCGCTCCCATCTGGAGCGCACGGCGATCCGCATCATCGAGGTGCCGCCCTTTAATGCCGCGGCGCTGACCGAGGCACTGGAAGTGGCGCGGCGGGAAAAACCCTCCGGCGTGGCTTTCGTCGCCACCGATTCGCAAGATGTGGCGGAAGCGGCAGACCGGCTGGCGGAAGACGGCATCGCCACGGTGACGCTGGTTTCCGATCTTTCCGGCTCACGCCGTGACCATTATGCCGGTGTGGACAATGCCGCGGCGGGGCGCACGGCGGCGAGCCTGATGGGACGTTTCCTCTCCAGCCGTGGCGGCGATATCGCCGTTGTCGCCGGTTCCATGCTGGTGCGTGACCATCGCGAACGTCTGGAAGGTTTTCGCGCCGTCATCGAGGCTGAATTTCCGCAATTGCGGCTTCTGCCGGTACTGGAGGGCAAGGATGACCCGGCAACCGTCGAGGCGCTGGTTGCCGGAGCGCTCGGCAATGTCGCGCTGTCAGGCATCTACAGCCTCGGCGCCGGTAATCGCGGCCTCATCCGGGCGCTGAGAGCCGCCGGCGGTGAAAGGCCGTTGTCTGTCATTGCCCACGAACTGACGGAAAACACCGCCAATGCGCTGCGGGAAGGCGTGCTTGACGCCGTGCTCAATCAGGATGCCGGCCACGAGGTGCGCAGCGCCATCCGCGTGTTGAAGGCACGTGCGGACGGCCAGTCTGTCATCGCGGCGCAGGAACGTATCCGTATCGACATATTCCTCAGGGACAATCTGCCCTGA
- the ugpA gene encoding sn-glycerol-3-phosphate ABC transporter permease UgpA, with protein sequence MQSVVFPNKILPYLLVAPQIILTVVFFFWPASQALYQSTMREDAFGLNSNFVGLANFSTVLSDESYLNSLHVTIIFSVLTALVSMGLALLLATAADRVVRGKGFYRTMMIMPYAVAPAVAGMLWLFMFNPAMGTFSYILRRNGIMWDPLLDGNQAMLLVVAAAAWKQISYNFLFFVAGLQAIPKSLLEAASIDGARGSRRFWTIVFPLLAPTTFFLLVVNTVYAFFDTFGIIHAVTGGGPAKATETLVYKVYNDGFVNLNLGSSAAQSVILMVIVIALTAFQFRFVEKRVHYG encoded by the coding sequence GTGCAAAGCGTCGTATTCCCCAACAAGATCCTGCCTTATCTGCTGGTCGCACCGCAGATCATCCTGACGGTGGTCTTTTTCTTCTGGCCCGCAAGCCAGGCGCTCTACCAGTCGACCATGCGCGAGGACGCCTTCGGGCTGAACAGCAATTTCGTCGGGCTGGCCAATTTTTCCACCGTGCTGTCAGATGAGAGCTATCTCAACTCCCTGCACGTCACCATCATCTTCAGCGTGCTGACCGCACTCGTCTCCATGGGACTTGCGCTGCTTCTGGCAACGGCGGCTGACCGGGTGGTGCGCGGCAAGGGCTTTTACCGTACCATGATGATCATGCCCTATGCCGTGGCGCCTGCCGTCGCCGGCATGTTGTGGCTGTTCATGTTCAACCCCGCCATGGGCACCTTCTCTTATATCCTGCGCCGCAACGGCATCATGTGGGACCCGCTGCTTGACGGTAATCAGGCCATGCTGCTGGTAGTCGCCGCCGCTGCGTGGAAGCAGATCAGTTATAATTTCCTGTTCTTTGTCGCGGGCTTGCAGGCAATTCCGAAATCATTGCTGGAAGCGGCCTCCATTGACGGCGCGCGCGGTTCGCGGCGCTTCTGGACCATCGTTTTCCCGCTGCTGGCGCCGACAACCTTCTTCCTTCTGGTCGTCAACACGGTTTACGCCTTCTTCGATACCTTCGGCATCATCCATGCCGTCACCGGCGGCGGCCCCGCCAAGGCGACGGAAACGCTGGTCTACAAGGTCTATAATGATGGCTTCGTGAACCTGAACCTCGGCTCTTCCGCCGCGCAGTCCGTGATCCTGATGGTGATCGTCATTGCGCTCACCGCCTTCCAGTTCCGCTTCGTCGAGAAGCGCGTGCATTACGGCTGA
- the xylB gene encoding xylulokinase, with protein MYLGLDLGTSGIKALLMDGDQKIVGSANGSLEVSRPHHGWSEQNPADWIVATKTAVAGLKQKFPKELSAVKGIGLSGQMHGATLVDADGKVLRPCILWNDTRSHAEAAALDADPRFRKITGNIVFPGFTAPKLAWVAKNEPEIFAKVAKVLLPKDYLRLWLTGEYISEMSDSAGTSWLDTGARKWSSELLAATGLDEKHMPSLVEGTDEAGVLRAELASEWGISGRTVVAGGAGDNAASACGMGTVKEGHAFVSLGTSGVLFAANASYLPKPESAVHAFCHALPNTWHQMGVILSATDALNWYSRLTGQSAADLTGELGETLLAPTGVTFAPYLSGERTPHNDAAIRGSFIGLSHESDRKALTQAVLEGVTFAIRDNLEALKSAGTSISRVTAIGGGSRSAYWLASIATSLGVPVDIPAEGDFGAAFGAARLGLIAATGADPVAVCSQPETARTIEPVSDLAGAYEEAYRRYHALYPAIRALSH; from the coding sequence ATGTATCTCGGTCTCGACCTTGGCACTTCAGGCATCAAAGCCCTGCTGATGGATGGCGATCAGAAGATCGTCGGCTCGGCCAATGGCTCGCTTGAGGTTTCGCGTCCGCATCATGGCTGGTCGGAACAGAACCCGGCGGACTGGATCGTCGCCACGAAAACCGCCGTTGCTGGCCTGAAGCAGAAGTTCCCGAAAGAGCTTTCCGCCGTAAAGGGCATTGGCCTCTCCGGCCAGATGCACGGCGCGACGCTTGTTGATGCTGATGGTAAGGTGTTGCGCCCCTGCATCCTGTGGAACGACACGCGTTCCCATGCCGAGGCGGCTGCGCTCGATGCCGATCCGCGTTTCCGCAAGATCACCGGCAATATCGTCTTCCCCGGTTTCACCGCGCCGAAGCTTGCCTGGGTGGCGAAGAACGAACCTGAAATCTTTGCGAAAGTGGCGAAGGTACTGCTGCCGAAGGATTATCTTCGTCTGTGGCTGACGGGCGAATATATCTCGGAAATGTCCGACTCCGCCGGCACCTCATGGCTCGATACCGGGGCGCGCAAATGGTCGTCCGAACTTCTCGCCGCCACCGGCCTCGATGAAAAACACATGCCGTCGCTGGTGGAAGGCACGGATGAGGCGGGCGTGCTCCGCGCCGAACTCGCGTCCGAATGGGGCATTTCCGGCCGCACCGTGGTGGCCGGCGGCGCGGGTGACAATGCCGCTTCCGCCTGCGGCATGGGCACGGTGAAGGAAGGCCACGCCTTCGTGTCGCTTGGCACATCAGGCGTGCTGTTTGCCGCCAACGCGTCTTATCTGCCGAAGCCGGAAAGCGCCGTGCACGCCTTCTGCCATGCGCTGCCCAACACCTGGCACCAGATGGGCGTCATCCTCTCCGCCACCGATGCGCTGAACTGGTATTCGCGCCTCACCGGCCAATCCGCCGCCGATCTGACCGGCGAGCTGGGAGAGACGCTGCTTGCGCCAACCGGCGTTACCTTCGCGCCCTATCTTTCCGGCGAGCGCACACCGCATAATGACGCGGCCATTCGCGGCTCCTTCATCGGTCTTTCGCATGAAAGCGACCGCAAGGCGCTGACACAGGCGGTGCTGGAAGGTGTCACCTTTGCCATCCGCGACAATCTCGAAGCGCTGAAATCTGCCGGCACCTCAATTTCGCGCGTCACCGCCATCGGCGGTGGTTCGCGTTCGGCCTATTGGCTGGCCTCGATCGCCACCTCGCTCGGCGTGCCGGTGGATATTCCGGCAGAGGGCGATTTCGGCGCGGCCTTCGGTGCGGCCCGTCTTGGTCTGATTGCCGCGACAGGGGCTGATCCGGTGGCGGTTTGCTCGCAGCCGGAGACGGCGCGGACGATTGAGCCGGTGTCTGATCTGGCTGGGGCCTATGAGGAGGCTTATCGGCGGTATCACGCGCTTTATCCGGCTATTCGGGCGCTTTCGCATTGA
- the ugpE gene encoding sn-glycerol-3-phosphate ABC transporter permease UgpE → MIENRPVARMVAHLMLILGIIVVAFPIYYTFVASSMTSTDIIRPPMSLLPGDHLGANYTDAMVGGVERVVGVSLERLLFNSFVVALAIAIGKIVISFLSAFAIVFFRFPFRMGFFWMIFITLMLPVEVRILPTYKVIVDLGLIDTYAGLTLPLMASATATFLFRQFFLTIPGELVEAARIDNAGPFRFMRDILLPLSRTNIAALFVILFIYGWTQYLWPLLVTNDAKMNTIIIGLKRMVDFTDASTPWNYVMVTAILAIIPPIMVVVLMQRWFVKGLVETEK, encoded by the coding sequence ATGATTGAAAATCGCCCGGTCGCCCGCATGGTCGCCCATCTGATGCTCATTCTCGGCATCATCGTTGTGGCCTTCCCGATCTATTACACCTTCGTCGCTTCTTCCATGACGTCGACGGATATCATCCGCCCGCCCATGTCGCTTTTGCCCGGCGATCATCTGGGCGCCAACTACACCGACGCCATGGTCGGTGGCGTCGAAAGAGTGGTCGGCGTCAGCCTCGAGCGGTTGCTGTTCAACAGCTTCGTCGTGGCGCTCGCCATCGCCATCGGCAAGATCGTCATCTCGTTCCTGTCGGCCTTCGCCATCGTCTTCTTCCGCTTTCCCTTCCGCATGGGCTTTTTCTGGATGATCTTCATCACGCTCATGCTGCCGGTGGAAGTGCGTATCCTGCCCACCTACAAGGTCATCGTCGATCTTGGGTTGATCGACACCTATGCGGGACTGACGCTGCCGCTGATGGCATCTGCGACGGCGACGTTCCTGTTCCGGCAGTTCTTCCTGACCATTCCCGGTGAGCTGGTCGAGGCGGCGCGTATCGACAATGCCGGTCCATTCCGCTTCATGCGCGATATTCTGTTGCCGCTGTCGAGAACCAATATCGCCGCCCTATTCGTGATCCTGTTCATCTATGGCTGGACCCAGTATCTCTGGCCGCTGCTCGTGACCAACGACGCCAAGATGAACACGATCATCATCGGCCTCAAGCGCATGGTGGATTTCACCGATGCTTCGACGCCCTGGAATTATGTGATGGTGACGGCGATCCTCGCCATCATCCCCCCGATTATGGTTGTGGTGCTGATGCAGCGCTGGTTCGTCAAAGGTTTGGTGGAGACCGAAAAATAA
- a CDS encoding CobW family GTP-binding protein has protein sequence MTRKKAVARGDDTAVSQPVRTVPVTLLTGFLGAGKTTLLNELLNEPAMHDAAVIVNEFGSVPIDHDLVRSGSERYFRTTTGCICCNATSDIRTSLYELHQAFLEGAMPEISRVVIETTGLADPAPIINSLIAGGTPALGLRDHIVARHFHLSGVMTVFDVTSGRAMLDSFIEGWKQLAFADHIVLTKTDLANTTAMDREGLADLNPAALLHDRNAAGFDLMSLFATKNYSLRGKPEDVPGWLAADRLSLHADHAHDINRHGAGVEAFDLTFDGALEPQMIVTFLELVTSNVHSGLLRLKGIFQATDDPDRPVVAHAVQHRLYPLARLESWPDGNRATRLVLIGMDMPQQPIRDLFDTLASQARRKGAS, from the coding sequence ATGACGCGGAAGAAAGCGGTTGCGCGAGGAGATGACACGGCTGTCTCCCAGCCCGTCAGGACGGTGCCGGTCACCCTGCTTACCGGCTTTCTGGGGGCGGGAAAGACTACCCTGCTGAACGAGCTTCTAAACGAACCGGCCATGCATGACGCTGCCGTCATCGTCAATGAATTCGGATCCGTGCCCATCGATCACGATCTGGTGCGCAGCGGCTCGGAACGGTATTTCAGAACCACGACGGGTTGCATCTGTTGCAACGCCACCAGCGATATCCGCACCTCGCTTTATGAATTGCATCAGGCCTTTCTGGAAGGGGCGATGCCGGAAATATCGCGTGTCGTTATCGAAACGACGGGACTTGCCGATCCCGCGCCGATCATCAACAGCCTGATTGCCGGCGGCACACCGGCGCTTGGGTTGCGCGACCACATCGTCGCCCGGCACTTTCATCTTTCGGGCGTGATGACTGTCTTTGATGTCACGTCCGGCCGAGCGATGCTCGACAGCTTCATCGAAGGCTGGAAACAGCTTGCCTTTGCCGACCACATCGTCCTGACGAAAACCGACCTTGCCAATACGACAGCGATGGACCGTGAAGGCCTTGCAGACCTCAACCCCGCCGCCCTGTTGCATGATCGCAATGCGGCCGGCTTCGATCTCATGTCGCTTTTTGCAACGAAGAACTACTCGCTGCGCGGCAAGCCGGAGGATGTGCCGGGATGGCTGGCGGCCGACAGGCTGAGCCTGCATGCCGACCATGCCCATGATATCAACCGCCATGGTGCCGGCGTCGAGGCCTTTGACCTCACTTTCGACGGGGCTCTTGAGCCACAGATGATCGTTACCTTTCTCGAACTCGTCACCAGCAACGTGCATTCCGGCCTGCTGCGACTGAAAGGTATTTTCCAGGCGACGGACGACCCGGATCGGCCAGTGGTTGCCCACGCCGTGCAGCACCGGCTTTACCCGCTGGCAAGGCTCGAAAGCTGGCCGGATGGCAACCGTGCAACCCGGCTCGTGCTGATCGGCATGGATATGCCGCAACAGCCAATCCGCGATCTTTTCGATACATTGGCCTCGCAGGCGAGGCGAAAGGGTGCTTCATGA
- a CDS encoding sn-glycerol-3-phosphate import ATP-binding protein UgpC, producing the protein MAKIALKDVRKVYGGNVDAIKGVSMDIADGEMIVLVGPSGCGKSTLLRMIAGLESISGGEIVIGDRVVNDLEPSDRDIAMVFQNYALYPHMTVRQNLAYGLKNRNTPKEEIERRITEAAKALEIEQFLERKPRQLSGGQRQRVAMGRAIVRKPAAFLFDEPLSNLDAKLRVQMRVEIRRLQRSLATTSVYVTHDQMEAMTLADRLVVLNAGRIEQMGTPIELYEKPATTFVATFIGSPSMNLLAHGTASSNGSTGWSVNGVTALPQTVATLGIRPEDITLATEAPADAAFTGTVQVDAVELVGAESYVHGSFADGTTIVFRVPGRSQLGIGETLKIAAQAKNFHLFDTTGKRI; encoded by the coding sequence ATGGCAAAAATTGCGCTGAAAGACGTCCGCAAGGTTTATGGCGGCAATGTCGATGCGATCAAGGGCGTATCGATGGACATCGCCGATGGCGAAATGATCGTACTGGTCGGCCCCTCCGGCTGCGGAAAATCCACGCTGCTGCGCATGATCGCCGGGCTGGAAAGCATATCGGGCGGCGAGATCGTCATCGGCGACCGCGTCGTCAATGATCTCGAACCCTCCGACCGCGACATCGCCATGGTGTTCCAGAACTATGCGCTTTATCCGCATATGACGGTGCGCCAGAACCTTGCCTATGGACTGAAGAACCGCAACACGCCGAAGGAGGAGATCGAGCGGCGCATCACCGAGGCGGCCAAGGCGCTGGAGATCGAGCAGTTCCTGGAGCGCAAGCCGCGCCAGCTTTCCGGCGGCCAGCGCCAGCGCGTGGCCATGGGCCGCGCCATCGTGCGCAAGCCGGCCGCCTTCCTGTTCGACGAGCCGCTCTCCAACCTCGACGCCAAGCTGCGCGTGCAGATGCGGGTGGAAATCCGCCGTTTGCAACGCTCGCTCGCCACGACAAGCGTTTATGTCACCCATGACCAGATGGAGGCCATGACGCTCGCCGATCGGCTGGTGGTGCTGAATGCCGGCCGCATCGAGCAGATGGGCACGCCGATCGAGCTTTATGAGAAGCCGGCGACCACCTTCGTCGCCACCTTCATCGGTTCGCCCTCCATGAACCTTCTGGCGCACGGCACGGCTTCGTCCAATGGCTCTACCGGCTGGTCGGTGAACGGTGTTACAGCACTACCGCAGACCGTCGCCACACTCGGCATTCGCCCGGAAGACATCACGCTTGCCACCGAAGCCCCGGCCGACGCCGCCTTCACCGGCACCGTGCAGGTGGATGCCGTGGAACTGGTGGGGGCGGAAAGCTATGTACACGGCTCCTTCGCCGATGGCACCACCATCGTCTTCCGAGTTCCCGGTCGCTCCCAGCTGGGCATTGGCGAGACACTGAAGATCGCCGCACAGGCAAAGAATTTCCATCTGTTCGATACGACGGGCAAGCGGATCTAA
- a CDS encoding glyoxalase superfamily protein, with product MNVSKPLPALEGLKEQAKRLRTALEEQGQAITHSKALELIAAQYGFRDWNTLHAAAGNRPAFNPYLLGSRVEGLYLGQPFVASVLGVQALGGDPERYRLTLHLDDPVDVVTFESFSAFRQRVHCNIDTSGRTVEKTSNGRPQVELVW from the coding sequence ATGAACGTGTCCAAACCGCTTCCCGCCCTTGAGGGGCTGAAAGAGCAGGCAAAACGCCTGCGCACAGCGCTTGAGGAACAGGGACAGGCAATTACCCACTCAAAGGCGCTGGAACTCATCGCCGCGCAATATGGCTTCCGCGACTGGAACACTCTGCACGCAGCAGCCGGCAACCGCCCCGCCTTCAATCCATATCTTCTGGGTTCGAGAGTGGAAGGCCTTTATCTAGGCCAGCCTTTCGTCGCCTCCGTGCTGGGTGTCCAGGCGCTCGGCGGTGACCCGGAACGCTATCGGCTCACCCTGCATCTGGATGATCCCGTCGACGTCGTGACCTTCGAAAGCTTCTCCGCCTTCCGGCAACGCGTCCACTGCAATATCGACACATCCGGCCGCACCGTGGAGAAAACCTCCAACGGCCGGCCGCAGGTGGAGCTGGTGTGGTAG